The Eleginops maclovinus isolate JMC-PN-2008 ecotype Puerto Natales chromosome 24, JC_Emac_rtc_rv5, whole genome shotgun sequence genome contains a region encoding:
- the LOC134860758 gene encoding LOW QUALITY PROTEIN: nucleoside hydrolase-like (The sequence of the model RefSeq protein was modified relative to this genomic sequence to represent the inferred CDS: inserted 1 base in 1 codon), with translation MDFATTALPIQDDLQKRSVCSCLSTATQTSANIRQHLPARMKKKLILDVDTGVDDAQAILVALADPNVEILGITCCHGNTPLDNVLKNTLRVLQAANRLDIPVHAGCDKPLLARKQHAGDYHGKDGLGDVPDPNAPGLELLHKRNGVKALIRXINQNPGEVTLVATAPLTNLAVAVQLNPKISKKLKALYIMGGNTESRGNTTTCGEFNFVADPEAAYIVLERYTCPTYIATWEFTCRNSLPWSWCDKLLAQNTPKANFVKAISLLSNKKAQSADYQNEITEGKGFNSCDTYALAAAINDKLITESQEVAVTVELEGTYTRGMMVLDYMDLLKKKHKAVIMKTVDKEKLKQMFMNSVK, from the exons atggactttgccaccaccgccctaccAATACAG GATGATCTTCAGAAGAGGTCTGTGTGCAGCTGCCTCTCCACTGCAACACAGACATCTGCAAACATCCGTCAGCATCTGCCCGCCAG GATGAAGAAGAAGCTGATCCTTGATGTGGACACCGGGGTGGACGATGCTCAGGCCATCCTGGTGGCCCTGGCCGACCCCAATGTGGAGATTTTGGGGATCACCTGCTGCCATGGAAACACCCCCCTGGATAACGTCCTCAAAAACACGCTGCGTGTCCTGCAGGCAGCAAACAGGCTGGAT ATCCCAGTGCATGCCGGCTGTGATAAACCCCTGCTGGCTCGTAAACAACACGCTGGAGATTACCACGGGAAGGACGGGCTGGGGGATGTCCCGGATCCCAACGCTCCCGGTCTGGAGCTGCTGCACAAGAGGAATGGAGTGAAAGCCTTGATAA TGATTAACCAAAACCCTGGAGAG GTGACACTGGTTGCCACGGCGCCGCTCACTAACCTGGCCGTCGCCGTGCAGCTGAACCCCAAGATCAGTAAGAAACTGAAGGCGCTCTACATCATGGGAGGAAACACTGAAT ccagGGGCAACACTACAACATGTGGAGAGTTTAACTTCGTGGCAGACCCGGAGGCTGCCTACATCGTGTTGGAACGCTACACCTGCCCCACCTACATCGCCACCTGGGAATTCACCTGCAGGAACAGCCTGCCCTGG TCTTGGTGCGACAAGCTGCTGGCCCAAAACACCCCCAAAGCCAACTTTGTGAAGGCTATCTCGCTCCTTTCCAACAAA AAAGCCCAGTCTGCAGATTACCAAAATGAGATCACAGAAGGAAAAGGCTTCAACTCTTGCGACACCTACGCGCTGGCCGCCGCCATCAATGACAAGCTCATAACAGAGAGTCAAGAG GTTGCAGTGACAGTGGAGCTGGAAGGGACCTACACCCGAGGCATGATGGTGCTGGACTATATGGACCtgctgaaaaagaaacacaaggcGGTCATCATGAAGACAGTCGACAAGGAGAAGCTCAAGCAGATGTTCATGAACTCAGTGAAGTAG
- the LOC134860757 gene encoding protein-tyrosine kinase 2-beta-like isoform X1, whose amino-acid sequence MSGDTSMLSWRSMSPTSQSESSDMSVSTAVSKDNIFRVKIIKVCFLSNSSNLGKNFKLVRCEEGWTVKDVVNVVLSSGCVGPDISFSSCYCLLLKHLKSSEKHWLHPDLTMSELTLRYEQQHLEAEWRYDLRIRYIPSDFMEKLKDDRTTMLYFYLQVRSDYMQQYASKVSDGMALQLGCLEIRRFYKDMNPNGLEKKSNFELLEKEVGLDLFFPRELIDSMKLKQLRRLVQQTFQGYSTLKQDQCMTRFFTTLAQCYSYTHESFACQLVHGWNLTIDLVIGPEGISQQTENSNPVCLATFSQVSSISCSAESDGRALLTVHIEGAKQPLSVNTSSLAVAENMADLIDGYCRLQNNSANSLIIRPSKGREARHKLPDIPKRGGSNVHDKGSDIYAEIPEGKADSSDKHRISRDDISVGRILGEGFFGEVQDGVYKSPSGERIHVAVKTCKDSSPEVKEKFLSEADLMRNLDHPHIVSLIGVIEVDPVWIVMELLEHGELGSYLEQEKYILTETTLILYCLQICKALAYLEGLNMVHRDIAVRNVLVASPECVKLGDFGLSRYVDEQEYYKASVSRLPIKWMAPESINFRRFTTASDVWMFGVCVWEIFSMAQQPFFWLENGQVINQLESGVRLPKPHRCPPPVYSLLSRCWSYQPNNRPKFSQLVCSLSDIHRKELEQEGRRDRSCCVSTFDANNHTEPPPKPSRIQGNTLPRVKCAQKTERDTRPVWEKEKERVEDTLQQQRREMLMDEQWLEQEERQLDPVGRVDSHDKPPEKRQDVPPAKPPMPSTVTQQQPTAELDRSGDQVYTGVMAMVKQVVQLKNAVNTLPASEYPNAVKSVGITLRSLIQRVDEILPSLHSSITAEIEGTMKLLNKDLGDLIGKMRLAQQNSVTSLKEECQRQMLAAAHTLALDSKNLLDAVDQARVRANLAKPRPASAEAEDSGE is encoded by the exons atgtctGGAGACACCAGCATGCTGTCCTGGAGGAGCATGTCTCccaccagccaatcagaatccTCAGATATGTCTGTCTCGACTGCTGTTTCCAAGGACAACATATTCAGGGTCAAGATcatcaaagtgtgttttcttaGCAACAGCTCCAACCTGGGCAAAAACTTCAAACTGGTCCGATGTGAGGAGGGATGGACCGTCAAG GATGTAGTGAACGTGGTGCTGTCCAGTGGCTGTGTGGGCCCGGATATCTCCTTCAGCTCCTGCTACTGCCTCCTCCTCAAACACCTGAAGTCCTCAGAGAAACACTGGCTGCACCCGGACCTCACGATGTCTGAGCTCACACTGCGCTACGAGCAGCAGCACCTGGAGGCTGAATGGAG ATATGATCTGAGGATCAGATACATCCCGTCTGACTTCATGGAGAAATTAAAAGATGACAGAACCACGATGCTATACTTTTACCTGCAG GTGAGAAGTGACTACATGCAGCAGTACGCCTCAAAAGTCAGCGATGGGATGGCTCTACAGCTCGGCTGTCTGGAAATAAG GAGATTCTACAAAGACATGAACCCGAACGGTCTGGAGAAGAAGTCCAACTTTGAACTTTTAGA GAAGGAGGTTGGTCTGGACCTGTTCTTTCCCAGAGAGCTGATCGACAGCATGAAG CTGAAGCAGCTACGTCGGCTGGTCCAGCAAACGTTTCAGGGTTACTCCACCCTGAAGCAGGACCAGTGCATGACCCGCTTCTTCACCACTCTGGCTCAGTGCTACAGCTACACACATGAGAGCTTCGCCTGCCAGCTGGTG CATGGCTGGAATCTAACAATAGACCTGGTTATCGGCCCTGAAGGCATCAGTCAGCAAACTGAAAACTCCAAT CCCGTGTGTTTGGCCACCTTCTCTCAGGTGAGCAGCATCTCCTGCTCTGCAGAGAGTGACGGCCGCGCTCTGCTCACCGTGCACATAGAGGGAGCCAAACAG CCACTGTCAGTCAATACCTCCTCCCTGGCTGTGGCAGAAAACATGGCCGACCTGATCGACGGGTACTGTCGGCTGCAGAACAACTCTGCAAACTCGCTCATTATTCGACCCAGCAAAG GGAGAGAGGCAAGACATAAATTACCCGACATCCCGAAACG CGGTGGTTCCAATGTTCATGATAAAG GTTCGGACATTTATGCTGAGATTCCAGAGGGGAAAGCAGACTCTAGTG ATAAGCACAGGATCTCCAGAGACGACATATCTGTCGGGCGGATCCTGGGCGAGGGATTCTTCGGAGAGGTTCAGGATGGAGTTTATAAAAGCCCT agcGGAGAGAGGATCCATGTGGCCGTGAAAACCTGTAAAGACTCTTCGCCTGAAGTGAAGGAGAAGTTTCTCAGTGAAGCTG ACCTGATGAGAAATCTGGATCATCCCCACATTGTGAGTCTAATCGGAGTCATTGAAGTGGATCCTGTGTGGATCGTCATGGAGCTCCTCGAACACGGAGAG CTGGGGAGCTATCTGGAGCAGGAGAAGTACATCCTGACCGAAACAACGTTAATACTGTACTGTCTGCAAATCTGCAAAGCCTTGGCCTACCTGGAAGGACTCAACATGGtgcacag AGATATAGCGGTGAGAAACGTCCTGGTGGCGTCTCCTGAATGCGTCAAACTCGGCGACTTTGGTCTGTCTCGCTACGTTGACGAACAAGAGTATTATAAAG CCTCAGTGAGTCGGTTACCGATCAAATGGATGGCACCCGAGTCCATCAACTTCAGACGCTTCACCACCGCGAGTGATGTCTGGATGTTTG gtgtgtgtgtatgggagaTCTTCTCCATGGCTCAGCAGCCATTCTTCTGGCTGGAGAACGGGCAGGTGATCAACCAGCTGGAGTCGGGGGTTCGACTGCCCAAACCGCATCGGTGCCCCCCCCCTGTCTACTCCCTGCTGAGCCGCTGCTGGAGCTACCAGCCAAACAACCGGCCTAAATTCAGCCAGCTCGTCTGCTCCCTCAG tgaCATTCACAGGAAGGAGTTGgagcaggaggggaggagggacaGATCGTGCTGCGTCTCCACATTTGATGCTAACAATCACACGGAGCCCCCACCCAAG CCATCCAGAATACAAGGCAACACCCTTCCTCGAGTCAAATGCGCACAG aaaacagagagggacaCCAGGCCGGtgtgggagaaagagaaagagagagtggaGGACACGTTACagcaacagaggagagagatgctGATGGATGAACAGTGGCTggagcaggaagagagacagcTG gATCCTGTCGGGCGGGTGGATTCACACGACAAG CCTCCTGAAAAAAGACAAGATG TTCCTCCAGCGAAGCCGCCAATGCCTTCCACAGTCACACag cagcagccaACAGCTGAGCTGGACCGGTCAGGTGACCAGGTGTACACGGGCGTCATGGCGATGGTGAAGCAGGTGGTGCAGCTGAAAAATGCCGTCAACACGCTGCCGGCCTCCGAGTACCCCAACGCTGTCAAA tCCGTGGGCATCACTCTCCGCAGTCTGATCCAGAGGGTGGATGAGATCCTGCCCTCTCTGCACAGCTCCATCACTGCAGAG ATCGAGGGCACGATGAAGCTGCTGAACAAGGACCTGGGGGATCTGATCGGTAAGATGCGTCTGGCTCAGCAGAACAGCGTCACCTCTCTGAAGGAGGAGTGTCAGCGGCAGATGTTGGCAGCCGCTCACACTCTGGCGCTGGACTCCAAAAACCTGCTGGACGCCGTGGACCAGGCGAGAGTCAGAGCCAACCTGGCCAAGCCCAGACCCGCCTCGGCAGAAGCAGAGGATTCTGGGGAATGA
- the LOC134860757 gene encoding protein-tyrosine kinase 2-beta-like isoform X3 — MSELTLRYEQQHLEAEWRYDLRIRYIPSDFMEKLKDDRTTMLYFYLQVRSDYMQQYASKVSDGMALQLGCLEIRRFYKDMNPNGLEKKSNFELLEKEVGLDLFFPRELIDSMKLKQLRRLVQQTFQGYSTLKQDQCMTRFFTTLAQCYSYTHESFACQLVHGWNLTIDLVIGPEGISQQTENSNPVCLATFSQVSSISCSAESDGRALLTVHIEGAKQPLSVNTSSLAVAENMADLIDGYCRLQNNSANSLIIRPSKGREARHKLPDIPKRGGSNVHDKGSDIYAEIPEGKADSSDKHRISRDDISVGRILGEGFFGEVQDGVYKSPSGERIHVAVKTCKDSSPEVKEKFLSEADLMRNLDHPHIVSLIGVIEVDPVWIVMELLEHGELGSYLEQEKYILTETTLILYCLQICKALAYLEGLNMVHRDIAVRNVLVASPECVKLGDFGLSRYVDEQEYYKASVSRLPIKWMAPESINFRRFTTASDVWMFGVCVWEIFSMAQQPFFWLENGQVINQLESGVRLPKPHRCPPPVYSLLSRCWSYQPNNRPKFSQLVCSLSDIHRKELEQEGRRDRSCCVSTFDANNHTEPPPKPSRIQGNTLPRVKCAQKTERDTRPVWEKEKERVEDTLQQQRREMLMDEQWLEQEERQLDPVGRVDSHDKPPEKRQDVPPAKPPMPSTVTQQQPTAELDRSGDQVYTGVMAMVKQVVQLKNAVNTLPASEYPNAVKSVGITLRSLIQRVDEILPSLHSSITAEIEGTMKLLNKDLGDLIGKMRLAQQNSVTSLKEECQRQMLAAAHTLALDSKNLLDAVDQARVRANLAKPRPASAEAEDSGE, encoded by the exons ATGTCTGAGCTCACACTGCGCTACGAGCAGCAGCACCTGGAGGCTGAATGGAG ATATGATCTGAGGATCAGATACATCCCGTCTGACTTCATGGAGAAATTAAAAGATGACAGAACCACGATGCTATACTTTTACCTGCAG GTGAGAAGTGACTACATGCAGCAGTACGCCTCAAAAGTCAGCGATGGGATGGCTCTACAGCTCGGCTGTCTGGAAATAAG GAGATTCTACAAAGACATGAACCCGAACGGTCTGGAGAAGAAGTCCAACTTTGAACTTTTAGA GAAGGAGGTTGGTCTGGACCTGTTCTTTCCCAGAGAGCTGATCGACAGCATGAAG CTGAAGCAGCTACGTCGGCTGGTCCAGCAAACGTTTCAGGGTTACTCCACCCTGAAGCAGGACCAGTGCATGACCCGCTTCTTCACCACTCTGGCTCAGTGCTACAGCTACACACATGAGAGCTTCGCCTGCCAGCTGGTG CATGGCTGGAATCTAACAATAGACCTGGTTATCGGCCCTGAAGGCATCAGTCAGCAAACTGAAAACTCCAAT CCCGTGTGTTTGGCCACCTTCTCTCAGGTGAGCAGCATCTCCTGCTCTGCAGAGAGTGACGGCCGCGCTCTGCTCACCGTGCACATAGAGGGAGCCAAACAG CCACTGTCAGTCAATACCTCCTCCCTGGCTGTGGCAGAAAACATGGCCGACCTGATCGACGGGTACTGTCGGCTGCAGAACAACTCTGCAAACTCGCTCATTATTCGACCCAGCAAAG GGAGAGAGGCAAGACATAAATTACCCGACATCCCGAAACG CGGTGGTTCCAATGTTCATGATAAAG GTTCGGACATTTATGCTGAGATTCCAGAGGGGAAAGCAGACTCTAGTG ATAAGCACAGGATCTCCAGAGACGACATATCTGTCGGGCGGATCCTGGGCGAGGGATTCTTCGGAGAGGTTCAGGATGGAGTTTATAAAAGCCCT agcGGAGAGAGGATCCATGTGGCCGTGAAAACCTGTAAAGACTCTTCGCCTGAAGTGAAGGAGAAGTTTCTCAGTGAAGCTG ACCTGATGAGAAATCTGGATCATCCCCACATTGTGAGTCTAATCGGAGTCATTGAAGTGGATCCTGTGTGGATCGTCATGGAGCTCCTCGAACACGGAGAG CTGGGGAGCTATCTGGAGCAGGAGAAGTACATCCTGACCGAAACAACGTTAATACTGTACTGTCTGCAAATCTGCAAAGCCTTGGCCTACCTGGAAGGACTCAACATGGtgcacag AGATATAGCGGTGAGAAACGTCCTGGTGGCGTCTCCTGAATGCGTCAAACTCGGCGACTTTGGTCTGTCTCGCTACGTTGACGAACAAGAGTATTATAAAG CCTCAGTGAGTCGGTTACCGATCAAATGGATGGCACCCGAGTCCATCAACTTCAGACGCTTCACCACCGCGAGTGATGTCTGGATGTTTG gtgtgtgtgtatgggagaTCTTCTCCATGGCTCAGCAGCCATTCTTCTGGCTGGAGAACGGGCAGGTGATCAACCAGCTGGAGTCGGGGGTTCGACTGCCCAAACCGCATCGGTGCCCCCCCCCTGTCTACTCCCTGCTGAGCCGCTGCTGGAGCTACCAGCCAAACAACCGGCCTAAATTCAGCCAGCTCGTCTGCTCCCTCAG tgaCATTCACAGGAAGGAGTTGgagcaggaggggaggagggacaGATCGTGCTGCGTCTCCACATTTGATGCTAACAATCACACGGAGCCCCCACCCAAG CCATCCAGAATACAAGGCAACACCCTTCCTCGAGTCAAATGCGCACAG aaaacagagagggacaCCAGGCCGGtgtgggagaaagagaaagagagagtggaGGACACGTTACagcaacagaggagagagatgctGATGGATGAACAGTGGCTggagcaggaagagagacagcTG gATCCTGTCGGGCGGGTGGATTCACACGACAAG CCTCCTGAAAAAAGACAAGATG TTCCTCCAGCGAAGCCGCCAATGCCTTCCACAGTCACACag cagcagccaACAGCTGAGCTGGACCGGTCAGGTGACCAGGTGTACACGGGCGTCATGGCGATGGTGAAGCAGGTGGTGCAGCTGAAAAATGCCGTCAACACGCTGCCGGCCTCCGAGTACCCCAACGCTGTCAAA tCCGTGGGCATCACTCTCCGCAGTCTGATCCAGAGGGTGGATGAGATCCTGCCCTCTCTGCACAGCTCCATCACTGCAGAG ATCGAGGGCACGATGAAGCTGCTGAACAAGGACCTGGGGGATCTGATCGGTAAGATGCGTCTGGCTCAGCAGAACAGCGTCACCTCTCTGAAGGAGGAGTGTCAGCGGCAGATGTTGGCAGCCGCTCACACTCTGGCGCTGGACTCCAAAAACCTGCTGGACGCCGTGGACCAGGCGAGAGTCAGAGCCAACCTGGCCAAGCCCAGACCCGCCTCGGCAGAAGCAGAGGATTCTGGGGAATGA
- the LOC134860757 gene encoding protein-tyrosine kinase 2-beta-like isoform X2: protein MSGDTSMLSWRSMSPTSQSESSDMSVSTAVSKDNIFRVKIIKVCFLSNSSNLGKNFKLVRCEEGWTVKDVVNVVLSSGCVGPDISFSSCYCLLLKHLKSSEKHWLHPDLTMSELTLRYEQQHLEAEWRYDLRIRYIPSDFMEKLKDDRTTMLYFYLQVRSDYMQQYASKVSDGMALQLGCLEIRRFYKDMNPNGLEKKSNFELLEKEVGLDLFFPRELIDSMKLKQLRRLVQQTFQGYSTLKQDQCMTRFFTTLAQCYSYTHESFACQLVHGWNLTIDLVIGPEGISQQTENSNPVCLATFSQVSSISCSAESDGRALLTVHIEGAKQPLSVNTSSLAVAENMADLIDGYCRLQNNSANSLIIRPSKGREARHKLPDIPKRGGSNVHDKGSDIYAEIPEGKADSSDKHRISRDDISVGRILGEGFFGEVQDGVYKSPSGERIHVAVKTCKDSSPEVKEKFLSEADLMRNLDHPHIVSLIGVIEVDPVWIVMELLEHGELGSYLEQEKYILTETTLILYCLQICKALAYLEGLNMVHRDIAVRNVLVASPECVKLGDFGLSRYVDEQEYYKASVSRLPIKWMAPESINFRRFTTASDVWMFGVCVWEIFSMAQQPFFWLENGQVINQLESGVRLPKPHRCPPPVYSLLSRCWSYQPNNRPKFSQLVCSLSDIHRKELEQEGRRDRSCCVSTFDANNHTEPPPKPSRIQGNTLPRVKCAQKTERDTRPVWEKEKERVEDTLQQQRREMLMDEQWLEQEERQLDPVGRVDSHDKPPEKRQDVPPAKPPMPSTVTQQPTAELDRSGDQVYTGVMAMVKQVVQLKNAVNTLPASEYPNAVKSVGITLRSLIQRVDEILPSLHSSITAEIEGTMKLLNKDLGDLIGKMRLAQQNSVTSLKEECQRQMLAAAHTLALDSKNLLDAVDQARVRANLAKPRPASAEAEDSGE, encoded by the exons atgtctGGAGACACCAGCATGCTGTCCTGGAGGAGCATGTCTCccaccagccaatcagaatccTCAGATATGTCTGTCTCGACTGCTGTTTCCAAGGACAACATATTCAGGGTCAAGATcatcaaagtgtgttttcttaGCAACAGCTCCAACCTGGGCAAAAACTTCAAACTGGTCCGATGTGAGGAGGGATGGACCGTCAAG GATGTAGTGAACGTGGTGCTGTCCAGTGGCTGTGTGGGCCCGGATATCTCCTTCAGCTCCTGCTACTGCCTCCTCCTCAAACACCTGAAGTCCTCAGAGAAACACTGGCTGCACCCGGACCTCACGATGTCTGAGCTCACACTGCGCTACGAGCAGCAGCACCTGGAGGCTGAATGGAG ATATGATCTGAGGATCAGATACATCCCGTCTGACTTCATGGAGAAATTAAAAGATGACAGAACCACGATGCTATACTTTTACCTGCAG GTGAGAAGTGACTACATGCAGCAGTACGCCTCAAAAGTCAGCGATGGGATGGCTCTACAGCTCGGCTGTCTGGAAATAAG GAGATTCTACAAAGACATGAACCCGAACGGTCTGGAGAAGAAGTCCAACTTTGAACTTTTAGA GAAGGAGGTTGGTCTGGACCTGTTCTTTCCCAGAGAGCTGATCGACAGCATGAAG CTGAAGCAGCTACGTCGGCTGGTCCAGCAAACGTTTCAGGGTTACTCCACCCTGAAGCAGGACCAGTGCATGACCCGCTTCTTCACCACTCTGGCTCAGTGCTACAGCTACACACATGAGAGCTTCGCCTGCCAGCTGGTG CATGGCTGGAATCTAACAATAGACCTGGTTATCGGCCCTGAAGGCATCAGTCAGCAAACTGAAAACTCCAAT CCCGTGTGTTTGGCCACCTTCTCTCAGGTGAGCAGCATCTCCTGCTCTGCAGAGAGTGACGGCCGCGCTCTGCTCACCGTGCACATAGAGGGAGCCAAACAG CCACTGTCAGTCAATACCTCCTCCCTGGCTGTGGCAGAAAACATGGCCGACCTGATCGACGGGTACTGTCGGCTGCAGAACAACTCTGCAAACTCGCTCATTATTCGACCCAGCAAAG GGAGAGAGGCAAGACATAAATTACCCGACATCCCGAAACG CGGTGGTTCCAATGTTCATGATAAAG GTTCGGACATTTATGCTGAGATTCCAGAGGGGAAAGCAGACTCTAGTG ATAAGCACAGGATCTCCAGAGACGACATATCTGTCGGGCGGATCCTGGGCGAGGGATTCTTCGGAGAGGTTCAGGATGGAGTTTATAAAAGCCCT agcGGAGAGAGGATCCATGTGGCCGTGAAAACCTGTAAAGACTCTTCGCCTGAAGTGAAGGAGAAGTTTCTCAGTGAAGCTG ACCTGATGAGAAATCTGGATCATCCCCACATTGTGAGTCTAATCGGAGTCATTGAAGTGGATCCTGTGTGGATCGTCATGGAGCTCCTCGAACACGGAGAG CTGGGGAGCTATCTGGAGCAGGAGAAGTACATCCTGACCGAAACAACGTTAATACTGTACTGTCTGCAAATCTGCAAAGCCTTGGCCTACCTGGAAGGACTCAACATGGtgcacag AGATATAGCGGTGAGAAACGTCCTGGTGGCGTCTCCTGAATGCGTCAAACTCGGCGACTTTGGTCTGTCTCGCTACGTTGACGAACAAGAGTATTATAAAG CCTCAGTGAGTCGGTTACCGATCAAATGGATGGCACCCGAGTCCATCAACTTCAGACGCTTCACCACCGCGAGTGATGTCTGGATGTTTG gtgtgtgtgtatgggagaTCTTCTCCATGGCTCAGCAGCCATTCTTCTGGCTGGAGAACGGGCAGGTGATCAACCAGCTGGAGTCGGGGGTTCGACTGCCCAAACCGCATCGGTGCCCCCCCCCTGTCTACTCCCTGCTGAGCCGCTGCTGGAGCTACCAGCCAAACAACCGGCCTAAATTCAGCCAGCTCGTCTGCTCCCTCAG tgaCATTCACAGGAAGGAGTTGgagcaggaggggaggagggacaGATCGTGCTGCGTCTCCACATTTGATGCTAACAATCACACGGAGCCCCCACCCAAG CCATCCAGAATACAAGGCAACACCCTTCCTCGAGTCAAATGCGCACAG aaaacagagagggacaCCAGGCCGGtgtgggagaaagagaaagagagagtggaGGACACGTTACagcaacagaggagagagatgctGATGGATGAACAGTGGCTggagcaggaagagagacagcTG gATCCTGTCGGGCGGGTGGATTCACACGACAAG CCTCCTGAAAAAAGACAAGATG TTCCTCCAGCGAAGCCGCCAATGCCTTCCACAGTCACACag cagccaACAGCTGAGCTGGACCGGTCAGGTGACCAGGTGTACACGGGCGTCATGGCGATGGTGAAGCAGGTGGTGCAGCTGAAAAATGCCGTCAACACGCTGCCGGCCTCCGAGTACCCCAACGCTGTCAAA tCCGTGGGCATCACTCTCCGCAGTCTGATCCAGAGGGTGGATGAGATCCTGCCCTCTCTGCACAGCTCCATCACTGCAGAG ATCGAGGGCACGATGAAGCTGCTGAACAAGGACCTGGGGGATCTGATCGGTAAGATGCGTCTGGCTCAGCAGAACAGCGTCACCTCTCTGAAGGAGGAGTGTCAGCGGCAGATGTTGGCAGCCGCTCACACTCTGGCGCTGGACTCCAAAAACCTGCTGGACGCCGTGGACCAGGCGAGAGTCAGAGCCAACCTGGCCAAGCCCAGACCCGCCTCGGCAGAAGCAGAGGATTCTGGGGAATGA
- the LOC134861077 gene encoding inosine-uridine preferring nucleoside hydrolase-like, protein MKKKLIIDVDTGVDDAQAIMMALADPNVEVLGITCSHGNTQLENSCKNTLRVLRTCNRLDIPVYRGCETPLLARKLHAGAFHGKDGLGDVPDPDAPGLELLQKRNAVQAIVRMVNENPGEVTLVATAPLTNLAVAVQLNPNFTKKLKALYIMGGNTESRGNTTVCGEFNFVADTEAAYIVLDRYTCPTYIATWEFSCRNSLPWSFCDTWLAQDTDKARFMEKIYAHTRKMVQTDRYQKELVSGPGFNTCDCYAMAAAIDDTLLTESEEVAVTVALEGTHTRGMMVLDYLDLLKKKHKVFIMKKVDEEKFKRLLINALK, encoded by the exons ATGAAGAAGAAGCTCATCATTGACGTGGACACAGGTGTGGACGATGCTCAGGCTATCATGATGGCGCTCGCGGACCCAAACGTGGAGGTTTTGGGGATCACTTGCAGCCATGGCAACACCCAGCTGGAGAACTCCTGCAAGAACACACTGAGGGTGTTAAGAACCTGCAACAGGCTGGAC ATCCCAGTGTATCGTGGATGTGAAACACCCCTGCTGGCCCGTAAACTACACGCAGGAGCTTTCCACGGGAAGGACGGGCTGGGGGACGTCCCAGATCCCGACGCTCCGGGTCTGGAGCTGCTGCAAAAGAGGAACGCAGTGCAGGCCATCGTCAGGATGGTCAACGAGAATCCTGGAGAG GTGACTCTGGTTGCCACAGCGCCCCTCACTAACCTGGCTGTAGCGGTGCAACTGAACCCCAACTTCACCAAAAAACTGAAGGCGCTCTACATCATGGGAGGAAACACTGAAT ccAGAGGAAACACCACAGTGTGTGGAGAGTTTAACTTTGTGGCCGACACAGAGGCGGCCTACATTGTGTTGGACCGCTACACCTGCCCCACCTACATCGCCACCTGGGAGTTCAGCTGCAGGAACAGCCTGCCCTGG TCTTTCTGCGACACATGGCTGGCACAGGACACAGACAAGGCTCGATTCATGGAGAAGATCTACGCCCACACCAGGAAG ATGGTGCAGACTGATCGGTACCAGAAGGAGTTGGTATCAGGACCGGGCTTCAACACCTGCGACTGCTACGCCATGGCTGCAGCCATCGACGACACCCTGTTGACGGAGAGCGaggag GTCGCGGTGACGGTGGCGCTGGAGGGAACCCACACCAGAGGCATGATGGTGCTGGACTACCTGGACCTGCTGAAGAAGAAGCACAAGGTCTTCATCATGAAGAAAGTCGACGAGGAGAAGTTCAAACGACTGCTGATAAACGCACTGAAATAA